Proteins found in one Hevea brasiliensis isolate MT/VB/25A 57/8 chromosome 18, ASM3005281v1, whole genome shotgun sequence genomic segment:
- the LOC110662878 gene encoding protein WVD2-like 7 → MAGEFEEPYGISFQTDSLHSGSISFGRFESEDLSWERRSSFSHNRYLDEVEKYSKPGSVIQKKAYFEAHFKKKGMQLPGSLEGQNGIEYHGKNAVFENVGHKEDDDNANGSSNYPQSEEVAHKNVEYTKFNDGYTRSQFDHANSSRQYAHFGESPEGSEYHGEYEVMVGEREDPELLSSESQMEAALANANVLVEGVFEDIKPLEAHQTETGSDNNDRQEIVTKENLNDNAAKVDRSSRPIDPSLNCGTIGSDKTTAVHQQNLSPKVGAPMEGKCGKPGLKSQANTSEVHKRNHNDTSKTTTKKLNRRERESSQRMKSEKNSPQAAIPTRCMLLRTLKGEDSEICNSRSNLANKSDREPKIKKVVESESSGSKKVEPRTRQSANRFKQTVSSDKPDTRTSTAAFNFRSDERAERRKEFYTKLEEKMHAKEAEMNQVQAKTQEKTEAEIKQFRKSLNFKATPMPSFYRAATPPDANGNKATSSKAKPAKIQQKSTSPDDGAASSSPLLSKSRNNHGVSGVKPVKTADLPESSRLTNCHAIEISEAGETLPTNSGNLPEAVVKNSDAGKDSDKVKDSNLQRKCQRMLVSKNLSVEGKPKMGNRRNSSEMMRKSVKGVGIGSGSGMGSVAVGVAS, encoded by the exons ATGGCGGGAGAATTTGAAGAACCGTATGGCATTAGCTTTCAG ACAGATTCTTTGCACTCTGGCTCCATATCATTTGGAAGATTTGAAAGTGAAGACTTGTCTTGGGAAAGGAGGTCATCTTTCTCTCACAATAGATATCTTGACGAGGTTGAGAAATACTCAAAACCAGGTTCAGTTATTCAGAAGAAAGCTTATTTTGAAGCCCATTTCAAGAAAAAGGGTATGCAGCTACCAGGTTCTCTTGAGGGCCAAAATGGGATAGAATACCATGGTAAAAATGCTGTCTTTGAAAATGTGGGCCACAAAGAAGACGATGATAATGCAAATGGAAGTAGCAATTATCCTCAGTCTGAGGAGGTTGCACATAAGAATGTGGAATATACAAAATTTAATGATGGATATACAAGAAGTCAATTTGATCATGCAAATAGTAGCAGGCAATATGCTCACTTTGGCGAGAGCCCTGAAGGTTCAGAATATCATGGAGAGTATGAGGTGATGGTAGGTGAAAGAGAAGATCCTGAACTTTTATCTTCTGAATCTCAGATGGAAGCTGCTTTGGCCAATGCTAATGTTTTGGTAGAAGGTGTCTTTGAAGACATTAAACCTCTGGAAGCACATCAAACCGAAACTGGATCTGACAATAATGACAGACAAGAAATAGTAACAAAAGAGAACCTTAATGACAATGCTGCTAAAGTGGACAGGTCATCTAGGCCTATTGACCCTTCTCTAAACTGTGGAACAATTGGGAGTGATAAAACTACTGCAGTACATCAGCAAAATCTTTCTCCAAAG GTGGGAGCTCCAATGGAGGGTAAATGTGGCAAGCCCGGATTGAAGTCCCAGGCTAATACCAGTGAAGTCCACAAAAGAAATCATAATGATACATCAAAAACAACTACGAAGAAGCTAAATAGGAGGGAAAGAGAGAGTTCGCAAAGAATGAAATCAGAAAAGAACTCACCACAAGCTGCCATTCCAACCAGATGCATGCTGCTCAGAACTCTGAAAGGAGAG GATTCTGAAATTTGTAATTCAAGATCAAATCTTGCAAATAAAAG TGACAGAGAACCAAAGATAAAGAAAGTAGTTGAATCTGAAAGCTCTGGATCAAAGAAAGTTGAACCTAGAACACGTCAGAGCGCTAACAG ATTTAAGCAGACTGTTAGCTCAGATAAGCCAGACACAAGGACAAGCACTGCAGCTTTCAATTTCAGAAGTGATGAACGAGCAGAAAGGAGGAAAGAG TTCTATACGAAGTTAGAAGAAAAAATGCATGCTAAGGAGGCTGAGATGAATCAGGTTCAAGCAAAAACACAA GAAAAGACAGAGGCTGAGATTAAACAATTCCGAAAAAGCCTTAATTTTAAAGCAACACCTATGCCTTCTTTCTATCGTGCTGCTACACCACCAGACGCCAATGGAAACAAG GCAACGTCATCTAAAGCCAAACCAGCTAAAATACAACAGAAGTCAACGAGTCCGGATGATGGAGCTGCTTCAAGTTCTCCATTGCTTTCTAAGTCTAGAAATAACCATGGTGTCTCTGGTGTTAAACCTGTAAAAACAGCCGATCTACCTGAATCATCGAGGCTAACTAATTGCCATGCAATAGAGATTTCTGAAGCTGGTGAAACTCTACCAACAAACAGCGGCAACCTCCCAGAAGCTGTAGTGAAAAATAGTGATGCTGGCAAGGATTCAGATAAGGTAAAGGATAGCAATTTGCAAAGAAAGTGTCAGAGAATGTTAGTGTCAAAAAACCTGAGTGTTGAGGGCAAGCCAAAAATGGGAAACCGAAGAAATAGCAGTGAGATGATGAGGAAAAGTGTCAAGGGTGTTGGAATTGGCAGCGGTTCTGGAATGGGTAGTGTAGCTGTTGGTGTAGCCTCCTGA
- the LOC110662869 gene encoding uncharacterized protein LOC110662869 produces MATKLTLILSTVFFTSILLHLPTMTMSDDTCPYPCYPPPTGTGTGTGTGTGTGTGTTPPPPASQTGSYPPPGNYPTPTGNFPYYPSPPSGNNYYGPPPPDPILPYFPFYYRKPPHKTEVSSAPSSVPRSRLILIAPACTFLLGFSLIL; encoded by the coding sequence ATGGCTACTAAGTTAACCCTAATCCTCTCCACCGTCTTCTTCACCTCCATACTTCTCCATCTTCCCACCATGACCATGTCCGATGACACATGTCCGTATCCATGTTATCCTCCGCCTACAGGCACCGGCACAGGCACAGGCACAGGCACAGGCACAGGCACCGGCACTACACCTCCACCACCGGCGTCTCAGACAGGATCATACCCACCACCCGGAAACTACCCAACGCCGACAGGGAATTTCCCATATTACCCATCACCACCTTCTGGTAACAACTACTATGGTCCTCCTCCTCCTGACCCTATCTTGCCTTATTTCCCATTCTACTATAGAAAGCCTCCTCACAAGACTGAAGTGTCATCGGCGCCGAGCAGTGTTCCGAGGTCAAGACTCATATTGATCGCGCCAGCTTGCACTTTTCTTTTGGGTTTTTCTTTAATATTGTAA
- the LOC110662861 gene encoding uncharacterized protein LOC110662861: MRWLDFLMLLNLFLLIVAAAPPIHAFDSRKLEENTVPGPSDEKCTPCNSSPPPPPPPSPSPPPPALPPPSPPPTPKKPPSKYCPPPPPSFIYITGPPGNLYPVDNDFNDADRTSAAGLPVLIGCWLLGFFLRHVV, from the coding sequence ATGAGATGGTTAGATTTCTTGATGCTACTAAATTTGTTTCTTTTGATTGTTGCGGCTGCTCCGCCAATTCATGCCTTCGATTCAAGAAAGCTTGAAGAGAACACCGTGCCTGGCCCTTCTGATGAGAAGTGTACTCCCTGTAATTCAAGCCCTCCACCCCCACCACCACCATCCCCATCCCCTCCTCCGCCAGCTTTGCCACCTCCATCTCCACCTCCGACTCCAAAGAAGCCGCCATCAAAATACTGCCCTCCACCTCCACCATCCTTCATATACATAACTGGTCCACCGGGGAACTTGTACCCTGTTGACAATGATTTTAACGATGCCGACCGAACCTCGGCGGCGGGCCTGCCGGTTTTGATCGGATGTTGGTTGTTAGGCTTCTTCCTAAGACATGTGGTTTAA
- the LOC110662832 gene encoding uncharacterized protein LOC110662832 isoform X2, with the protein MMMETEHGQRGTLSYYTILGVSADSSIEDIKRAYRRLAMQWHPDRWTKTPALLSEAKRKFQQIQEAYSVLSDQKKRALYDIGFYDPEEEEDEGFSDFVQEMWSLMAQNKREDKNYSMEELQTMFTEMVQGFESSLSYYGSSIFDYPGQSKRAWGDSKPVMDSSGSHFGVSSWGCMEQAVIATRGSHFALSGRKLL; encoded by the exons ATGATGATGGAGACGGAGCACGGACAGAGGGGGACGCTATCTTATTATACCATTCTTGGTGTGAGTGCGGATTCTTCCATTGAAGATATAAAACGAGCGTATCGTAGGCTTGCTATG CAATGGCATCCTGATAGGTGGACAAAAACCCCTGCCTTGTTAAGTGAAGCCAAACGTAAATTCCAGCAAATTCAGGAGGCCTATTCAG TGTTATCAGACCAAAAGAAGAGGGCATTGTATGATATAGGATTTTATGACcctgaagaggaagaagatgag GGATTCTCTGATTTCGTGCAAGAAATGTGGTCTCTCATGGCACAGAACAAGAGAGAG GACAAGAACTATAGCATGGAGGAGCTGCAAACAATGTTCACGGAAATGGTACAAGGATTTGAATCTTCTTTGTCATACTATGGATCTTCCATTTTTGATTACCCTGGACAGTCGAAAAGGGCGTGGGGTGATTCAAAACCAGTGATGGATAGCAGTGGTTCACATTTTGGAGTATCAAGCTGGGGATGTATGGAACAAGCAGTTATTGCAACTAGGGGATCCCATTTTGCTCTTTCTGGCCGGAAGTTATTGTGA
- the LOC110662832 gene encoding uncharacterized protein LOC110662832 isoform X1: MMMETEHGQRGTLSYYTILGVSADSSIEDIKRAYRRLAMFLLSRFKMVRMREFGIFRVVFWVQQWHPDRWTKTPALLSEAKRKFQQIQEAYSVLSDQKKRALYDIGFYDPEEEEDEGFSDFVQEMWSLMAQNKREDKNYSMEELQTMFTEMVQGFESSLSYYGSSIFDYPGQSKRAWGDSKPVMDSSGSHFGVSSWGCMEQAVIATRGSHFALSGRKLL, from the exons ATGATGATGGAGACGGAGCACGGACAGAGGGGGACGCTATCTTATTATACCATTCTTGGTGTGAGTGCGGATTCTTCCATTGAAGATATAAAACGAGCGTATCGTAGGCTTGCTATG TTTCTACTTTCGAGGTTTAAAATGGTACGAATGAGGGAATTTGGGATTTTTCGGGTTGTATTTTGGGTGCAGCAATGGCATCCTGATAGGTGGACAAAAACCCCTGCCTTGTTAAGTGAAGCCAAACGTAAATTCCAGCAAATTCAGGAGGCCTATTCAG TGTTATCAGACCAAAAGAAGAGGGCATTGTATGATATAGGATTTTATGACcctgaagaggaagaagatgag GGATTCTCTGATTTCGTGCAAGAAATGTGGTCTCTCATGGCACAGAACAAGAGAGAG GACAAGAACTATAGCATGGAGGAGCTGCAAACAATGTTCACGGAAATGGTACAAGGATTTGAATCTTCTTTGTCATACTATGGATCTTCCATTTTTGATTACCCTGGACAGTCGAAAAGGGCGTGGGGTGATTCAAAACCAGTGATGGATAGCAGTGGTTCACATTTTGGAGTATCAAGCTGGGGATGTATGGAACAAGCAGTTATTGCAACTAGGGGATCCCATTTTGCTCTTTCTGGCCGGAAGTTATTGTGA
- the LOC110662832 gene encoding uncharacterized protein LOC110662832 isoform X3, translating to MMMETEHGQRGTLSYYTILGVSADSSIEDIKRAYRRLAMFLLSRFKMVRMREFGIFRVVFWVQQWHPDRWTKTPALLSEAKRKFQQIQEAYSVLSDQKKRALYDIGFYDPEEEEDEGFSDFVQEMWSLMAQNKREGGMANGQSCCV from the exons ATGATGATGGAGACGGAGCACGGACAGAGGGGGACGCTATCTTATTATACCATTCTTGGTGTGAGTGCGGATTCTTCCATTGAAGATATAAAACGAGCGTATCGTAGGCTTGCTATG TTTCTACTTTCGAGGTTTAAAATGGTACGAATGAGGGAATTTGGGATTTTTCGGGTTGTATTTTGGGTGCAGCAATGGCATCCTGATAGGTGGACAAAAACCCCTGCCTTGTTAAGTGAAGCCAAACGTAAATTCCAGCAAATTCAGGAGGCCTATTCAG TGTTATCAGACCAAAAGAAGAGGGCATTGTATGATATAGGATTTTATGACcctgaagaggaagaagatgag GGATTCTCTGATTTCGTGCAAGAAATGTGGTCTCTCATGGCACAGAACAAGAGAGAG GGTGGCATGGCGAATGGGCAAAGCTGTTGTGTTTGA
- the LOC110663915 gene encoding uncharacterized protein LOC110663915, whose product MSFISFLFLGIIVISITSSTTGKPHIINFQSPNLYPEGLAYDPLAQHFIVGALRHRTIHSVSAAGVVQTLIFDPSLPPNTSFMGMTVDTLNNRLLAVIHSYPPLPPFNALAAYDLGTRQRLFLSLLPDADASISPRFVANAVAVDFKGNAYVTNSLGNSEGNFIWKVNAGGEMSIFSGSPIFTQYPVDRNAPFSYCSLNGIAYDSKGFLLVVQTNTGKMFKVDAEDGTARTVLLNEDLHLADGISIRKDGVVLVVSQNQLWVLRSNDSCGEGVVYDKIDLDRERFPTSVVVGREERVYVLYGSVLEGIMGNGGREWFQIKQVKSGRESENENIWMFVLLGLGLAYFFFWRFQMKQLVKNMDKKTN is encoded by the coding sequence atgtcttttatctctttccttttTTTGGGTATCATCGTCATCAGCATCACCTCTTCAACCACAGGAAAGCCTCACATCATCAATTTTCAGTCGCCAAATCTCTATCCCGAGGGCCTTGCCTATGACCCATTGGCTCAACACTTCATTGTTGGCGCCCTCCGCCACCGCACTATCCACTCCGTATCCGCTGCAGGCGTTGTCCAAACCCTCATCTTCGACCCTTCCCTCCCTCCAAACACCAGCTTTATGGGCATGACCGTAGATACATTGAATAATCGTCTCCTTGCAGTTATCCACTCCTATCCCCCACTTCCTCCCTTCAACGCCCTCGCCGCCTATGACCTTGGCACCCGGCAacgcctctttctctctctcctacCCGACGCCGACGCAAGTATTTCACCTCGGTTCGTCGCCAATGCCGTAGCTGTTGATTTCAAGGGAAACGCTTACGTCACCAATTCCTTAGGCAACTCCGAAGGGAATTTCATCTGGAAAGTCAATGCTGGAGGAGAGATGTCCATTTTCTCCGGATCTCCAATTTTCACGCAGTATCCAGTGGACCGCAACGCACCGTTTAGCTACTGCAGCCTTAACGGGATTGCTTATGACAGCAAGGGTTTTCTACTGGTGGTGCAAACCAACACGGGGAAAATGTTCAAGGTGGACGCGGAGGATGGCACGGCGAGGACGGTCTTGTTGAACGAAGATTTGCATTTAGCCGATGGGATCTCCATAAGAAAAGACGGCGTCGTTTTAGTAGTGTCCCAAAACCAGCTTTGGGTTTTGAGAAGCAATGATAGCTGCGGCGAGGGAGTAGTTTATGACAAGATTGATCTTGATAGGGAAAGATTCCCCACTTCAGTGGTAGTGGGCAGAGAGGAAAGGGTGTATGTGTTATATGGGAGTGTGTTGGAGGGTATAATGGGAAACGGGGGGAGGGAGTGGTTTCAAATAAAGCAAGTGAAGTCGGGCAGGGAGAGTGAGAATGAGAATATATGGATGTTTGTGTTGCTTGGTTTGGGCCTGGCCTATTTCTTCTTTTGGAGGTTTCAGATGAAACAACTTGTCAAAAACATGGATAAAAAGACTAATTAA
- the LOC131175890 gene encoding uncharacterized protein LOC131175890, whose amino-acid sequence MAVVSTGSPLGLPHHLHLMSMKCGRKEVGITLDLKKPFKRYVEIGRVALVNYDKDYGKLGVIVNVIDQNRALIGNLDMVRSQINFKRRSPTSRLKLAVPLFEIGPHIIPVMGKKNDQKKIEEVVMMRILIRKVRIGKVAHGEISRREKSVICRGETGKNRGIERDREARKDRMQKSG is encoded by the exons ATGGCTGTGGTCAGTACAGGCAGCCCACTTGGCCTGCCGCATCACCTTCATCTGATGTCCATGAAATGTGGACGGAAGGAGG TTGGGATCACCCTCGATCTCAAGAAGCCGTTTAAGAGATATGTGGAGATCGGGAGGGTAGCTCTCGTCAACTATGATAAAGACTACGGAAAGCTCGGTGTCATCGtcaatgtcatcgaccagaatcgaGCCTTAATTGGGAACCTTGACATGGTTAGGAGCCAAataaacttcaagaggcggtcaccgacatcaagattgaaattagcggtcCCCTTGTTCGAGATTGGTCCGCATATCATACCA GTGATGGGCAAAAAAAACGATCAGAAAAAGATCGAAGAGGTCGTTATGATGAGAATTCTTATTAGAAAAGTTAGAATCGGAAAAGTAGCGCATGGGGAAATTAGCCGGAGAGAGAAGAGT GTCATATGCAGAGGAGAGACGGGAAAGAATCGGGGAATAGAAAGAGATCGGGAAGCAAGAAAAGACCGGATGCAGAAAAGTGGATAG